In Euphorbia lathyris chromosome 9, ddEupLath1.1, whole genome shotgun sequence, the following are encoded in one genomic region:
- the LOC136206496 gene encoding AP-3 complex subunit mu isoform X2, whose protein sequence is MLQCIFLLSDSGEVMLEKQLTGHCVDRSICDWFWNQAISQGDSFKQQSVIASPTHYLFQIVRDGITFLACTQVEMPPLMAIEFLCRVANVLSDYLEGLNEDLIKDNFIIVYELLDEMIDNGFPLTTEPNILHEMIAPPNIVSKVLSVVTGNSSNMSDTLPGATSSSVPWRTSDVKYANNEVYVDLVEEIDATINRDGVLVKCEVYGEVQVNSHITGVPDLTLSFTNPSMLDDVRFHPCVRFRPWESHHILSFVPPDGLFKLMSYRVKKLKTVPIYVKPQITSDAGTCRINLMVGIKNDPGKMIDSITVKFQLPSCVLSADLTSNHGLINIMSNKALFFILADVFVVDRSNTER, encoded by the exons ATGCTGCAGTGCATATTCCTCCTCTCGGATTCCGG GGAGGTAATGCTTGAGAAGCAGCTAACAGGACACTGCGTAGACAGATCGATATGTGATTGGTTTTGGAATCAAGCCATTTCTCAAGGTGATTCCTTCAAG CAACAATCGGTTATTGCTTCACCAACTCATTACTTGTTCCAAATTGTTCGCGATGGAATCACATTTTTAGCTTGTACCCAAGTTGAAATGCCGCCTTTGATGGCCATTGAG TTTCTTTGCAGAGTAGCTAATGTCCTCTCAGATTACCTTGAAGGGTTGAATGAAGATTTAATAAAGGACAATTTTATTATCGTTTACGAG CTTTTGGATGAGATGATAGACAATGGCTTCCCTCTTACAACAGAACCTAACATACTACATGAGATGATTGCTCCACCAAATATTGTTAGTAAAGTTCTGAGTGTTGTAACTGGAAACAGTTCAAATATGAGCGACACCCTCCCGGGTGCTACATCATCTTCTGTTCCATGGAGAACATCGGATGTAAAGTATGCGAATAATGAAGTTTATGTTGATCTTGTTGAAGAGATCGATGCCACTATAAACAG GGATGGGGTTTTGGTGAAATGCGAAGTCTATGGTGAAGTGCAAGTGAATTCACACATTACAGGCGTTCCTGATTTGACGCTTTCATTTACAAACCCATCAATGCTCGACGACGTGAGATTCCATCCATGTGTTCGGTTTCGACCATGGGAGTCTCATCACATCCTGTCTTTTGTTCCTCCTGATGGACTATTTAAGCTCATGAGTTACAG GGTTAAGAAGTTGAAAACAGTTCCAATATATGTAAAGCCACAAATTACATCAGATGCGGGCACGTGTCGCATCAATCTAATGGTTGGAATTAAAAATGATCCTGGAAAGATGATAGATTCCATAACTGTGAAGTTTCAGTTGCCTTCTTGCGTCTTATCAGCTGATCTTACCTCAAATCACGGATTAATCAATATCATGTCCAATAAG